Proteins co-encoded in one Corylus avellana chromosome ca9, CavTom2PMs-1.0 genomic window:
- the LOC132192092 gene encoding uncharacterized protein LOC132192092: MLQYLVAEINFDAEHGSSSEDGEVHRYNFRVCCAMDNKHYVPISKQPPISAQVVIGTPGTIKKWMSNRKLGVTKIKILVFDEADHMLAETEQCWLLVEDRAVLGGRKRPTFTFK; encoded by the exons ATGCTCCAGTATCTTGTTGCTGAGATCAATTTTGATGCAG AACATGGAAGTTCTTCGGAAGATGGGGAAGTACACAGGTATAACTTCAGAGTGTGCTGTGCAATGGATAACAAACATTATGTGCCAATATCAAAACAACCGCCGATCTCAGCACAAGTAGTCATAGGAACTCCTGGTACGATCAAGAAATGGATGTCAAATAGGAAATTGGGCGTGACTAAAATCAAGATTCTTGTTTTTGATGAGGCTGATCACATGCTTGCCGAG ACAGAGCAGTGCTGGTTGCTTGTTGAAGACAGAGCAGTGCTGGGTGGACGTAAAAGGCCTACATTTACATTCAAATGA
- the LOC132192091 gene encoding DEAD-box ATP-dependent RNA helicase 38-like, translating to MVNKKFLKCIHLLPCHTTKQILTVSIWQNVEVLRKMGKYTGITSECAVAMDKKHYAPISKQPPVSAQVVIGTPGTIKKWMSNRKLDLTEMKILVFDEADHMLAEDGFKDDSLKIKEEIGRRSSHCQVLLFCATCNANVKKFLSRIVEGYNQLFVKKDELSLKAVKQYKVHCPDEHTKTLVIRDRILELGEYVGQTIIFVLGRNNASMLHKALADLGYAVTTIQGAVSAEDRDKIVQEFKNNLTKVLISTDLLSRGFDQQRVSLVINYDLPVKHQTSEPDYEVYLHRMGRIG from the exons ATGGTAAACAAGAAGTTTTTGAAATGTATTCATTTGCTTCCTTGTCATACCACTAAACAAATTTTAACTGTATCTATCTGGCAAAACGTGGAAGTTCTTCGGAAGATGGGGAAGTACACAGGTATAACTTCAGAGTGTGCTGTGGCAATGGATAAGAAACATTATGCGCCAATATCAAAACAACCGCCAGTCTCAGCACAAGTAGTCATAGGAACTCCTGGTACAATCAAGAAATGGATGTCAAATAGGAAATTGGACTTGACTGAAATGAAGATTCTTGTTTTTGATGAGGCTGATCACATGCTTGCTGAG GACGGATTTAAGGACGATTCCTTGAAAATAAAGGAGGAAATTGGAAGACGTAGTTCTCACTGCCAG GTTCTTCTGTTTTGTGCTACGTGTAATGCaaatgtcaaaaaatttctatCAAGGATAGTCGAAGGCTACAATCAACTTTTTGTCAAGAAGGATGAACTGTCTTTAAAGGCTGTGAAGCAGTACAAAGTTCATTGTCCTGATGAACACACGAAGACTCTTGTGATTAGAGACAGAATATTGGAATTGGGAGAGTACGTGGGGCAGACAATTATATTTGTACTTGGGCGAAATAATGCCAGCATGTTGCATAAGGCACTTGCTGACCTTGGTTATGCAGTTACTACCATTCAAGGTGCTGTCAGTGCAGAAGACAGAGACAAAATAGTTCAAGAGTTCAAAAATAACCTAACTAAAGTTCTTATATCAACAGATCTCCTTTCCCGAGGCTTTGACCAACAACGG GTCAGTCTGGTCATTAACTATGATCTTCCAGTGAAGCATCAAACCTCGGAGCCTGATTATGAGGTATACTTGCATAGGATGGGAAGGATAGGGTGA